The Actinomadura sp. WMMB 499 genome includes a window with the following:
- the cobC gene encoding Rv2231c family pyridoxal phosphate-dependent protein CobC, giving the protein MTARDADRRHHGRRDGRDVDLRHHGDAEVGDGLADFAVNVRTGMPPAWLAERIRASIGDLAAYPDQRAARRAVARRHGRSVDEVLLTAGAAEAFVLLARVLAPRRAAVVHPQFTEPEAALRAAGHDVERVLLGADFTLDPAAVPDGADLVVIGNPTNPTSVLHPASAVAALARPGRTVVVDEAFMDCVPGEPETLAARLPAGVVVIRSLTKTWGLAGLRAGYVLASPGLVARLAEAQPLWAVSTPALVAVEECSAPDAVAEAEKWAVELGAERDRLAAELTGRGLYVVPGARASFLCIRIPDALGIRALLRQRGYAVRRGDTFPGLGPDWLRIAVRDRASNEALLEVMGELGI; this is encoded by the coding sequence ATGACGGCCCGCGACGCCGACCGGCGCCACCACGGGCGCCGGGACGGGCGCGACGTCGACCTGCGCCACCACGGGGACGCCGAGGTCGGGGACGGCCTCGCCGACTTCGCCGTGAACGTGCGGACCGGCATGCCGCCCGCCTGGCTCGCCGAGCGGATCCGGGCGTCGATCGGCGACCTGGCCGCCTACCCCGACCAGCGGGCGGCGCGCCGCGCGGTGGCCCGGCGGCACGGCCGGTCGGTGGACGAGGTGCTGCTGACGGCGGGCGCCGCGGAGGCGTTCGTGCTGCTCGCGCGGGTGCTGGCACCGCGCCGGGCCGCGGTGGTGCACCCCCAGTTCACCGAGCCGGAGGCCGCGCTGCGGGCGGCCGGGCACGACGTCGAGCGCGTCCTGCTCGGCGCCGACTTCACGCTCGACCCCGCGGCGGTGCCGGACGGCGCCGACCTCGTCGTGATCGGGAACCCGACGAACCCGACGTCGGTGCTGCACCCGGCGTCGGCCGTCGCGGCGCTCGCCCGTCCCGGCCGGACGGTCGTGGTGGACGAGGCGTTCATGGACTGCGTGCCCGGCGAGCCCGAGACGCTTGCCGCGCGGCTGCCCGCCGGGGTCGTGGTGATCCGGTCGCTCACCAAGACGTGGGGCCTGGCCGGGCTCCGCGCCGGCTACGTGCTGGCCTCGCCCGGCCTCGTCGCCCGGCTGGCGGAGGCGCAGCCGCTGTGGGCGGTGTCCACGCCCGCGCTCGTCGCCGTCGAGGAGTGCTCCGCGCCCGATGCCGTCGCGGAGGCAGAGAAGTGGGCCGTCGAGCTGGGGGCCGAACGAGACCGCTTGGCCGCGGAACTGACCGGGCGGGGCCTGTACGTGGTTCCCGGCGCGCGCGCGTCCTTCCTTTGCATCCGCATCCCGGACGCACTCGGCATCAGGGCCCTGCTGCGGCAGCGGGGCTACGCGGTCAGGCGCGGCGACACGTTCCCCGGGCTCGGCCCCGACTGGCTCCGCATCGCCGTGCGCGACCGCGCGTCCAACGAGGCACTCCTGGAGGTCATGGGTGAGCTCGGTATCTGA
- a CDS encoding precorrin-8X methylmutase → MSVRQPHPVEIRSYEILRSRVDLSPMPPLWRAVAERIIHATADLEYAVDLVTREESLEQGWAALRAGAPIVTDEYMVAAGITARETVCHAADPAVGRMARAAGITRPAAAVRLAYSDVGPGAVWVVGSAPESIFEIIDRRVGPALVIGVPVGFVGAAEAKEALRASGLPQLSNVSEKGGSAVAAAAVNALLYQEEAR, encoded by the coding sequence GTGAGCGTACGCCAGCCGCATCCGGTGGAGATCAGGTCGTATGAGATCCTGCGGTCCCGCGTCGACCTGTCGCCGATGCCGCCGCTGTGGCGGGCCGTGGCCGAGCGGATCATCCACGCCACCGCCGACCTCGAGTACGCCGTCGACCTGGTGACCAGGGAGGAGTCCCTCGAGCAGGGCTGGGCGGCGCTGCGGGCGGGCGCGCCGATCGTGACCGACGAGTACATGGTCGCGGCCGGGATCACCGCGCGGGAGACCGTCTGCCACGCCGCCGACCCGGCCGTCGGGCGGATGGCGCGGGCCGCCGGCATCACCCGGCCGGCCGCCGCGGTCCGGCTCGCCTACTCCGACGTCGGCCCCGGCGCGGTGTGGGTCGTCGGGTCGGCACCCGAGTCGATCTTCGAGATCATCGACCGCCGGGTCGGCCCGGCGCTGGTCATCGGCGTGCCGGTGGGGTTCGTCGGTGCCGCCGAGGCCAAGGAGGCGCTGCGCGCCAGCGGGCTGCCGCAGCTCAGCAACGTGTCGGAGAAGGGCGGATCCGCGGTCGCCGCCGCGGCCGTCAACGCCCTCCTGTACCAGGAGGAAGCGCGATGA
- a CDS encoding cobalamin biosynthesis protein has protein sequence MTRAAVPVAVIGAGASTRAGAAEVGALLDAVLREAGVRAGAVWCVATADGRGGEPAVRAAARDRGLPLVAYPVPVLARIEVPHPSDAVRSRTGTASVAEAAALHAVRAFGGAPARLAVPKRASGYATAALATGAVEGDAEQDEGDTFRHNGAEGVKPWYLLPERDAPGDGDSEDCP, from the coding sequence GTGACGCGCGCCGCCGTGCCCGTCGCGGTGATCGGGGCCGGAGCGTCGACGCGGGCCGGAGCGGCCGAGGTCGGCGCCCTGCTGGACGCCGTCCTGCGGGAGGCCGGTGTGCGTGCGGGCGCCGTCTGGTGCGTCGCGACCGCCGACGGGCGGGGCGGCGAGCCCGCCGTCCGCGCGGCCGCCCGGGACCGGGGGCTCCCGCTGGTCGCCTACCCTGTGCCGGTGCTGGCGCGGATCGAGGTGCCGCACCCGTCCGATGCCGTGCGGTCGCGGACGGGCACCGCGAGCGTCGCCGAGGCCGCCGCCCTGCACGCCGTCCGCGCGTTCGGCGGCGCGCCCGCCCGCCTCGCCGTCCCCAAGCGCGCGTCCGGGTACGCCACGGCGGCCCTCGCGACGGGCGCCGTCGAGGGGGATGCCGAGCAGGATGAAGGCGACACATTCCGGCATAACGGTGCGGAAGGCGTGAAACCCTGGTATCTCCTCCCGGAGCGGGACGCGCCCGGGGACGGCGACAGCGAGGATTGCCCGTGA